The nucleotide window TTGCTGACAACCAAAGTTGTCTGCCAGAAGGCAGATGTGAGGTACAGTAGAACTATATATTTCCTcaaaatggagagaaaaggaaTTCTTAAAGTGGGAAATATgcccttaattttcatttttctgtaagtGCAGTCACCTCACCCCTCAGTCCTTTCTTTGTTTGCCCTGTACTCCAGATTACTTTCTTTGAAGACAAAAACTTTCAAGGCCGCCACTATGACAGCGATTGCGACTGTGCAGATTTCCACATGTACCTGAGCCGCTGCAACTCCATCAGAGTGGAAGGAGGCACCTGGGCTGTGTATGAAAGGCCCAATTTCGCTGGGTACATGTACATCCTACCCCGGGGCGAGTATCCCGAGTACCAGCACTGGATGGGCCTCAACGACCGCCTCAGCTCCTGCAGGGCTGTTCACCTGGTGAGTCTGGAGGTGgtggactctctctctctccttccccttccaccCCTTTAGGCTTTTATGAAAAGGAGTTTTCTTAAGATGTTCCTACCTCTTAATGGGTGGTTGTCTCTTGTTGGCTGCTGAGACTTCAGTCAAGTGTTAGATCAGTTCATCATAAGACCACACGATTTATTTCCACTTTCTTTACCCCTtatatattttaaggaataaaGTTTTCCTTATTGAACGTCAGCTGTTTTAGTCAGTACACAGTTGGGATGGGAGTTCGGATCATCTCGCTTTCAAGATGGCGGGTCCTGAACTGCTCTCTTCTCTGAGTTCCTAGCCTGCTGTTCATTTCCGTAACAGTTGCTGCTCTTTTCcccttgttttctggtttttgtttttttgtttttgtttttttcagtctagTGGAGGCCAGTATAAGCTTCAGATCTTTGAGAAAGGGGATTTTAATGGTCAGATGTATGAGACCACGGAAGACTGCCCTTCCATCATGGAGCAGTTCCACATGCGGGAGGTCCACTCCTGTAAGGTGCTGGAGGGCGCCTGGATCTTCTATGAGCTGCCCAACTACCGTGGCAGGCAGTACCTGCTGGACAAGAAGGAGTACCGGAAGCCCGTCGACTGGGGTGCAGCTTCCGCAGCTGTCCAGTCCTTCCGCCGCATTGTGGAGTGATGATACAGATGCAGCCAAACGCTGGCTGGCCTTGTCATCCAAATAagcattataaataaaacaattggCATGCATTCCGCTGTTTACTGTGACGCCTCTCCTTAAACACCTTAAACAGGGACCAGTCAAGTAGTGCCCACCACAGCACGCAGTTACATAAAGCAGCTCCCCCTTCAGGTTACCCTTCTGTGTCTTTGTGCCAACCAAAATAGGATTGCATTGAAAGGATAGACAATCTTACTGCCACATGGTGGCCCTTGTTGCTTAAGGTCTATGTTAACTCACCAGGTACAGTCATCATAGCTGCCGTTTATTGCGTGCCTTCATTTTCCCATTTCTCTTCACAACAGCCCTATAAGTGAGGGGGTAGGGGGCAGTGTCCATTTGCattccacaaataaataaattgaggcCTAGAGAAGTTCAAAAGTTGCCCAAATTTACCATCTGGTGAATGGAGGAACCTGGATTTGGTACAGGACATTTATATTTCCAAAGCCcttgtgctttttatttctaaCTTTCATTCAACACATTGGCTGGGGATCTCTGTGCATAATGTAAGACCACGAGAAACTGAAAAGCTAGGAAGGACAGGGCCTCCCAAAGTTCTGCTTGAGCCAAACAGGGCTGTTTCttgaaaataatagaactctgtgagtgtgtgtgtgtgtgtgcacgcgtgtgtctgtgtgtatgtgtgtgtgtgtgtgtcagtcactcagtcgtgtccaactctttgcgaccctatggacaatagcccaccagactcctcttgtccatggcaagaatactggagtgggttgctatttcctcctccaggggatattcctgacccaggaatcaaacctgcatctcttatgtctcctgcattagccggcaggttctttaccactgagccacttgggaagcccggtGTGGTAATTCTCTCaaaaagtattcattttattaactTACCTTGCCTTTTgtaattttgtctgttttgagTGATGGGTTTTGATAAACCAGGGTAGAGGAATGGGAGGGTGAGCACTGAGCTGCAGAGAGCTCTGGGCCTCCCAACCTGAAGCTAACTTTTCTGATCTCCAAAACCAGCTAGCTGAACCAAATGCTCGCCCAGgtttgtcaaacatcaacattCTCTGGAGGCTGAGGACTAGCTGATGACTAAGGACCACTGACACTCATTTTTAGAGGTATACTTTCAGGAAGTGGTTCAGAGATACCGCTCCTCCTTTTCTGCCCAGGAAACTGGAGTGGTGGTAACAGTGAGTTAGGGCCAGTCTCTCCTCTCATATCAGCTGCTGCCATGTTCCATTCCATGGCAAGTAGGCCGCAGTCTGTTCAAAACAGCCAGAGAAGCAGCTCTGGCAGCAGGATAGGAAAACAAGTGTCAGGATGACTAACCATAGCCTCAGAGAAGAAGAAGATGGCTTTTGACAGATGAAACTGACTTATCATTTCTAGATGTTAGATGCCTTTTGGCTCATGCCCTAATCCAGAAAGCAATTGCAACCATTCTTGCCAGCTGTAGAGACATCAATCAACTTGCACTTAAAAGGAATTTTACTAGCAATTGATATTAGAGGTCAAGAACACTTTACGTTCTTATCAATCAATCTCAGTTCTGGTACAATATTTTGGCATTAGAGTGAGAAGTTAATGTCTCccttcccccccaaccccccacccccacccaccccagttcAAGCACACCCAGAAGAGCACCGATATTATTTAGAATTATTATCTCCCTCtaccttttattattttgttgctcTGAAATGGGGGATTTCAAGAAAACTGGACAAAAGCACTCAGACTATTTCAGCTCTGCTTCCATCCTGAACATTCCTCAGTGACAATTCCTTTCCTCACGGAAGAGTCAGAAACGGATTCCAGTCCTTCCACTTGCACGTGTTAACTGTAAGTCACACAGTCTAATATGCATaacctcaatttccttatttataagaTATAACAGTTTGTGGGcattaaaatgagataatatatgaaaaatacgTAGCATCCATTATTTATAGTAGCTGTATTCTATAGAGTGTGAACACTGAATAACAAACACTGAACTactttttcctaaaggaaatacaGTGTTGggttcctgtgagcctctggtcacaacaTTCTTGTCAATTAATCAAtatataaccttttaaaatatgtgtttcttgtaatatatattattgattcattattttctctgtaaggcacatcacagctttcttatgctTGGGAACACTGGACAGGACCTTAGCACTGCCTTTGGGGTGGTTCTGTACAGCAAAATCATGAACTGAGAAGGAAATAATGCAAAAACATAGAAACACTGCAAAAAGAACTCCTGTTTACAGTACAAAAactgaaacaagaaggcagagcatTTATTCCACCTCAACTGGGAATGCACACACTCGGTGACAAATTTTTCGCTGCTGTGTTCATGTCTGAGAATGACCTCAAAAGCACCATGAGCCGTGATTTGGGAATTACACATGCACTGAAGTGAGTGGGCAAATTCACGAGTACAGAATCTGTGAATGACGAAGATTGAGTACCCTTCCCACCTTGGTGCTTGACCTGGTACCTTTCCCCAAGACATTAAGTGTTAGACCTCTGTTGTcaagtttctctgttttctgggttttgttaTTTTACTTGTTTAGCTTTTTCATAACTCTAATACCCCAGTTGTTTTCAGAAAAGCAACTCGGCATTTTGGCAGATGCTTCCTAGTTGGGAAGAAACATATCAGAATCATCCAACCCATCCTGTTGCCTTGAAAAAGAGCCACCTTCCACAGGAGTCTGGCTGTCCCTTCGTTCTCACGCCCACCTCCCTCCTGGTTCTGAGTCCCACCAGTCCCCGGGGCCAGCAGGGTC belongs to Bubalus bubalis isolate 160015118507 breed Murrah chromosome 1, NDDB_SH_1, whole genome shotgun sequence and includes:
- the CRYGS gene encoding gamma-crystallin S isoform X1, whose product is MTKQMFDLKPAQYKCLCACNSLAIPGFSALGKPVYAPNMSKAGTKITFFEDKNFQGRHYDSDCDCADFHMYLSRCNSIRVEGGTWAVYERPNFAGYMYILPRGEYPEYQHWMGLNDRLSSCRAVHLSSGGQYKLQIFEKGDFNGQMYETTEDCPSIMEQFHMREVHSCKVLEGAWIFYELPNYRGRQYLLDKKEYRKPVDWGAASAAVQSFRRIVE
- the CRYGS gene encoding gamma-crystallin S isoform X2; its protein translation is MNLSLKMMAYSRALLFGFILSPHKVLIPIADNQSCLPEGRCEITFFEDKNFQGRHYDSDCDCADFHMYLSRCNSIRVEGGTWAVYERPNFAGYMYILPRGEYPEYQHWMGLNDRLSSCRAVHLSSGGQYKLQIFEKGDFNGQMYETTEDCPSIMEQFHMREVHSCKVLEGAWIFYELPNYRGRQYLLDKKEYRKPVDWGAASAAVQSFRRIVE